A stretch of the Tachysurus vachellii isolate PV-2020 chromosome 26, HZAU_Pvac_v1, whole genome shotgun sequence genome encodes the following:
- the LOC132840605 gene encoding myotubularin-related protein 3 isoform X3, which yields MGEEEQPSPEAGSPDVEKEHLQASKLLQADVPFPVLHGERVDYAEKTEEVVIALSSYRLHIKFKDNTVNVPLQLIESVECRDLTQLHLTCKDCKVIRCEFSSSEQTQDWLRRLTAALRPPARLDEIFAFAFHTCSASVPAERDLHYEICHTGEHVKNRFGYEVCRMGFDTHSAWRISDINNNYRLCASYPEMILVPSWVTDTELENVAAFRSWKRIPAVVYRHQSTGAVIGRCGQPEVSWWGWRNADDENLVQSIAKACGMDAAAVKHLSNGSCVHNSSDPDITNGNEEVESDTPPPQKLLILDARSYAAAVANRAKGGGCECPEYYPNCEVMFMGMANIHSIRRSFQCLRALCAQVPDPTNWLSALEGTKWLQHLSLLLKASLLVVNAVDRDSRPVLVHCSDGWDRTPQIVALSKLLLDPYYRTMEGFQVLVETEWLDFGHKFADRCGHGENSEDVNERCPVFLQWLDCVHQLQRQFPCSFQFNEAFLVKLVQHTYSCLFGTFLCNSRKEREERGVLENTCSVWSLLQPANRAFHNILYSPHSETVLHPVCHVRNLMLWSAVYLPNSAPSLLCDESCASYSTASASPEDTPPGRLPKTRSYDHLLTACEGTNLSASNRRCSDPNLNETWQEHLRSEARTAETQPKENIEEAECCNTHHPEMTGLDTKLPNDGLVNRVEHSDSKIENGIILVSQGGEASPVVSTACLNELSNEVPEQNGEDSACDEVLRLSASSTPHPGHGTNSQGCLSPEEPLCLANNLKYHPSSPHEESTEPCNMPCSLHSPSQSLSPKLITDSYVCNSEDLRINGSVSQRSLSRQTSVASAGSLQLGCPGRTPAQSAHLGEDGLSMHRDAVQVRLRQMEAGHQLQVETLKRQVQALWNKLHVSGELTPVPDGENNVEAVHLSRCGNEFFPESGWENEDQHDKQVSRWYSEHLPTHCYRCESKFWLAARKQQCRNCGNVFCASCCDHKATNQPLYEPNRVCQACYGHLRPSAVPPVLPPADLELEKPITASSN from the exons ATG ggtgaAGAGGAGCAGCCCAGTCCGGAGGCTGGGAGCCCAGATGTGGAAAAGGAACATCTGCAGGCTAGTAAACTCCTGCAAGCTGAT GTCCCGTTCCCGGTGCTGCACGGCGAGCGCGTGGACTACGCAGAGAAGACTGAGGAGGTTGTCATCGCTTTGTCGAGCTACCGCCTTCACATCAAGTTCAAAGACAACACTGTAAAC GTCCCTCTGCAGCTGATAGAGAGCGTGGAATGTCGAGATTTGACTCAGCTTCATCTCACCTGTAAAGACTGCAAGGTTATCAG GTGTGAGTTCAGCTCGTCGGAGCAGACACAAGACTGGCTGCGGCGGCTCACTGCAGCTCTACGTCCTCCCGCTCGCCTCGATGAGATCTTCGCCTTCGCATTCCACACCTGCAGTGCCAGCGTACCTGCCGAACGAGACCTGCATTATGAGATTTGCCACACTG GAGAACACGTGAAGAACCGATTCGGGTACGAAGTGTGCAGGATGGGCTTTGACACCCACAGTGCCTGGAGAATCTCTGACATTAACAACAATTACAG ACTCTGTGCCAGTTACCCTGAGATGATTTTGGTGCCGAGCTGGGTGACAGACACGGAGTTAGAGAACGTGGCGGCATTCCGATCCTGGAAGAGAATTCCAGCTGTtgtttacag ACACCAGAGCACGGGCGCTGTGATTGGTCGGTGTGGGCAGCCTGAGGTGAGCTGGTGGGGCTGGAGGAACGCAGATGATGAGAACTTGGTGCAGTCTATCGCTAAGGCCTGTGGTATGGACGCCGCAGCTGTTAAACATCTGAGCAACGGTTCCTGTGTCCACAACAGCTCAG ATCCTGACATAACCAATGGCAATGAGGAAGTGGAGTCAGATACCCCGCCTCCTCAAAAGCTACTGATACTGGATGCCAGGTCATACGCTGCCGCTGTGGCCAATCGAGCCAAAGGAGGTGGCTGCGAATGCCCAG AGTACTATCCAAACTGTGAGGTGATGTTCATGGGCATGGCTAACATCCACTCCATCAGGAGGAGCTTCCAGTGCCTACGGGCTCTCTGTGCACAAGTGCCCGACCCTACCAA TTGGCTGTCTGCTCTAGAAGGCACTAAATGGCTGCAGCATCTGTCTTTGCTGCTAAAGGCGTCTCTGTTGGTAGTGAACGCGGTGGATCGGGACAGCAGACCCGTCCTGGTGCACTGTTCTGATGGCTGGGATCGCACGCCGCAGATAGTGGCTCTGTCTAAACTGCTGCTTGACCCCTACTACAGAACCATGGAG GGTTTTCAGGTTTTGGTGGAAACCGAGTGGCTGGATTTCGGTCATAAGTTCGCTGATCGATGTGGACACGGGGAAAACTCAGAGGACGTGAACGAGCGCTGTCCCGTCTTCCTGCAGTGGCTGGACTGTGTGCACCAGCTGCAGAGGCAGTTTCCCTGCTCCTTTCAGTTCAACGAGGCCTTTCTG GTGAAGCTGGTGCAGCACACCTACTCATGTCTATTCGGGACATTCCTGTGCAACAGCCGGAAAGAGCGAGAGGAGCGAGGCGTACTAGAGAACACCTGCTCAGTCTGGTCTCTGCTTCAGCCAGCTAACCGAGCCTTCCACAACATCCTGTACTCGCCACACTCCGAGACG GTGCTACACCCGGTGTGCCATGTGAGGAACCTAATGTTGTGGAGTGCGGTCTACCTGCCCAACTCCGCTCCCTCCTTGCTTTGTGACGAGTCGTGTGCTTCTTATTCCACTGCTTCAGCCTCACCTGAGGACACGCCTCCTGGCAG ACTGCCAAAGACTCGCTCCTATGACCACCTGCTGACAGCTTGTGAAGGAACGAATCTATCCGCTTCGAACCGTCGCTGCAGCGATCCCAACCTCAACGAGACGTGGCAGGAGCACCTTCGATCAGAGGCGCGAACAGCAGAAACGCAACCCAAGGAGAACATTGAGGAAGCAGAATGTTGTAATACACATCATCCTGAAATGACTGGATTAGACACAAAGCTTCCAAATGATGGATTAGTCAACAGGGTGGAGCATTCGGACTCTAAAATAGAAAACGGGATTATTTTGGTAAGCCAGGGTGGAGAAGCCTCACCAGTTGTTAGTACAGCCTGTCTAAATGAGCTGTCCAACGAGGTGCCTGAACAGAACGGTGAGGATTCAGCATGTGACGAAGTGCTAAGACTTTCTGCCTCTTCGACGCCTCACCCTGGTCACGGCACTAACAGCCAGGGATGTTTATCTCCTGAAGAGCCTCTCTGTTTAGCTAATAACCTAAAATATCACCCCTCTTCTCCACATGAAGAATCTACAGAACCATGTAACATGCCCTGCTCACTCCACTCACCTTCACAGTCTCTTTCCCCAAAGCTGATTACTGACAGTTATGTGTGCAACAGTGAAGATCTTCGCATTAACGGCTCCGTTTCACAGAGATCCCTGAGCCGCCAGACGTCCGTAGCAAGTGCCGGGTCTCTACAGCTGGGCTGTCCCGGGCGAACGCCAGCTCAGAGCGCTCACCTGGGCGAGGACGGACTCAGCATGCACAGGGACGCCGTACAGGTGCGGCTCAGGCAGATGGAGGCGGGACATCAGCTGCAGGTGGAGACGCTGAAAAGGCAGGTGCAGGCGCTCTGGAACAAGCTGCACGTCAGTGGAGAactg ACTCCGGTGCCAGACGGGGAGAATAACGTAGAGGCCGTTCATCTGTCTCGCTGCGGCAACGAGTTCTTCCCCGAGAGTGGCTGGGAGAATGAGGATCAGCACGACAAACAG GTCTCTCGCTGGTATTCCGAACACCTTCCGACACACTGCTACAGATGCGAGAGCAAGTTCTGGCTAGCTGCTAGAAAACAGCAGTGCAG GAATTGCGGGAACGTGTTTTGCGCCAGCTGCTGTGACCACAAGGCGACGAATCAGCCGTTATATGAACCTAACCGCGTGTGCCAGGCCTGTTACGGGCACCTCCGCCCATCAGCTGTGCCCCCTGTGCTGCCTCCTGCTGACCTGGAGCTGGAGAAACCCATTACAGCCAGTTCCAACTGA
- the LOC132840605 gene encoding myotubularin-related protein 3 isoform X2 produces MGEEEQPSPEAGSPDVEKEHLQVPFPVLHGERVDYAEKTEEVVIALSSYRLHIKFKDNTVNVPLQLIESVECRDLTQLHLTCKDCKVIRCEFSSSEQTQDWLRRLTAALRPPARLDEIFAFAFHTCSASVPAERDLHYEICHTGEHVKNRFGYEVCRMGFDTHSAWRISDINNNYRLCASYPEMILVPSWVTDTELENVAAFRSWKRIPAVVYRHQSTGAVIGRCGQPEVSWWGWRNADDENLVQSIAKACGMDAAAVKHLSNGSCVHNSSDPDITNGNEEVESDTPPPQKLLILDARSYAAAVANRAKGGGCECPEYYPNCEVMFMGMANIHSIRRSFQCLRALCAQVPDPTNWLSALEGTKWLQHLSLLLKASLLVVNAVDRDSRPVLVHCSDGWDRTPQIVALSKLLLDPYYRTMEGFQVLVETEWLDFGHKFADRCGHGENSEDVNERCPVFLQWLDCVHQLQRQFPCSFQFNEAFLVKLVQHTYSCLFGTFLCNSRKEREERGVLENTCSVWSLLQPANRAFHNILYSPHSETVLHPVCHVRNLMLWSAVYLPNSAPSLLCDESCASYSTASASPEDTPPGRLPKTRSYDHLLTACEGTNLSASNRRCSDPNLNETWQEHLRSEARTAETQPKENIEEAECCNTHHPEMTGLDTKLPNDGLVNRVEHSDSKIENGIILVSQGGEASPVVSTACLNELSNEVPEQNGEDSACDEVLRLSASSTPHPGHGTNSQGCLSPEEPLCLANNLKYHPSSPHEESTEPCNMPCSLHSPSQSLSPKLITDSYVCNSEDLRINGSVSQRSLSRQTSVASAGSLQLGCPGRTPAQSAHLGEDGLSMHRDAVQVRLRQMEAGHQLQVETLKRQVQALWNKLHVSGELTPVPDGENNVEAVHLSRCGNEFFPESGWENEDQHDKQVSRWYSEHLPTHCYRCESKFWLAARKQQCSAREPVEEAWNCGNVFCASCCDHKATNQPLYEPNRVCQACYGHLRPSAVPPVLPPADLELEKPITASSN; encoded by the exons ATG ggtgaAGAGGAGCAGCCCAGTCCGGAGGCTGGGAGCCCAGATGTGGAAAAGGAACATCTGCAG GTCCCGTTCCCGGTGCTGCACGGCGAGCGCGTGGACTACGCAGAGAAGACTGAGGAGGTTGTCATCGCTTTGTCGAGCTACCGCCTTCACATCAAGTTCAAAGACAACACTGTAAAC GTCCCTCTGCAGCTGATAGAGAGCGTGGAATGTCGAGATTTGACTCAGCTTCATCTCACCTGTAAAGACTGCAAGGTTATCAG GTGTGAGTTCAGCTCGTCGGAGCAGACACAAGACTGGCTGCGGCGGCTCACTGCAGCTCTACGTCCTCCCGCTCGCCTCGATGAGATCTTCGCCTTCGCATTCCACACCTGCAGTGCCAGCGTACCTGCCGAACGAGACCTGCATTATGAGATTTGCCACACTG GAGAACACGTGAAGAACCGATTCGGGTACGAAGTGTGCAGGATGGGCTTTGACACCCACAGTGCCTGGAGAATCTCTGACATTAACAACAATTACAG ACTCTGTGCCAGTTACCCTGAGATGATTTTGGTGCCGAGCTGGGTGACAGACACGGAGTTAGAGAACGTGGCGGCATTCCGATCCTGGAAGAGAATTCCAGCTGTtgtttacag ACACCAGAGCACGGGCGCTGTGATTGGTCGGTGTGGGCAGCCTGAGGTGAGCTGGTGGGGCTGGAGGAACGCAGATGATGAGAACTTGGTGCAGTCTATCGCTAAGGCCTGTGGTATGGACGCCGCAGCTGTTAAACATCTGAGCAACGGTTCCTGTGTCCACAACAGCTCAG ATCCTGACATAACCAATGGCAATGAGGAAGTGGAGTCAGATACCCCGCCTCCTCAAAAGCTACTGATACTGGATGCCAGGTCATACGCTGCCGCTGTGGCCAATCGAGCCAAAGGAGGTGGCTGCGAATGCCCAG AGTACTATCCAAACTGTGAGGTGATGTTCATGGGCATGGCTAACATCCACTCCATCAGGAGGAGCTTCCAGTGCCTACGGGCTCTCTGTGCACAAGTGCCCGACCCTACCAA TTGGCTGTCTGCTCTAGAAGGCACTAAATGGCTGCAGCATCTGTCTTTGCTGCTAAAGGCGTCTCTGTTGGTAGTGAACGCGGTGGATCGGGACAGCAGACCCGTCCTGGTGCACTGTTCTGATGGCTGGGATCGCACGCCGCAGATAGTGGCTCTGTCTAAACTGCTGCTTGACCCCTACTACAGAACCATGGAG GGTTTTCAGGTTTTGGTGGAAACCGAGTGGCTGGATTTCGGTCATAAGTTCGCTGATCGATGTGGACACGGGGAAAACTCAGAGGACGTGAACGAGCGCTGTCCCGTCTTCCTGCAGTGGCTGGACTGTGTGCACCAGCTGCAGAGGCAGTTTCCCTGCTCCTTTCAGTTCAACGAGGCCTTTCTG GTGAAGCTGGTGCAGCACACCTACTCATGTCTATTCGGGACATTCCTGTGCAACAGCCGGAAAGAGCGAGAGGAGCGAGGCGTACTAGAGAACACCTGCTCAGTCTGGTCTCTGCTTCAGCCAGCTAACCGAGCCTTCCACAACATCCTGTACTCGCCACACTCCGAGACG GTGCTACACCCGGTGTGCCATGTGAGGAACCTAATGTTGTGGAGTGCGGTCTACCTGCCCAACTCCGCTCCCTCCTTGCTTTGTGACGAGTCGTGTGCTTCTTATTCCACTGCTTCAGCCTCACCTGAGGACACGCCTCCTGGCAG ACTGCCAAAGACTCGCTCCTATGACCACCTGCTGACAGCTTGTGAAGGAACGAATCTATCCGCTTCGAACCGTCGCTGCAGCGATCCCAACCTCAACGAGACGTGGCAGGAGCACCTTCGATCAGAGGCGCGAACAGCAGAAACGCAACCCAAGGAGAACATTGAGGAAGCAGAATGTTGTAATACACATCATCCTGAAATGACTGGATTAGACACAAAGCTTCCAAATGATGGATTAGTCAACAGGGTGGAGCATTCGGACTCTAAAATAGAAAACGGGATTATTTTGGTAAGCCAGGGTGGAGAAGCCTCACCAGTTGTTAGTACAGCCTGTCTAAATGAGCTGTCCAACGAGGTGCCTGAACAGAACGGTGAGGATTCAGCATGTGACGAAGTGCTAAGACTTTCTGCCTCTTCGACGCCTCACCCTGGTCACGGCACTAACAGCCAGGGATGTTTATCTCCTGAAGAGCCTCTCTGTTTAGCTAATAACCTAAAATATCACCCCTCTTCTCCACATGAAGAATCTACAGAACCATGTAACATGCCCTGCTCACTCCACTCACCTTCACAGTCTCTTTCCCCAAAGCTGATTACTGACAGTTATGTGTGCAACAGTGAAGATCTTCGCATTAACGGCTCCGTTTCACAGAGATCCCTGAGCCGCCAGACGTCCGTAGCAAGTGCCGGGTCTCTACAGCTGGGCTGTCCCGGGCGAACGCCAGCTCAGAGCGCTCACCTGGGCGAGGACGGACTCAGCATGCACAGGGACGCCGTACAGGTGCGGCTCAGGCAGATGGAGGCGGGACATCAGCTGCAGGTGGAGACGCTGAAAAGGCAGGTGCAGGCGCTCTGGAACAAGCTGCACGTCAGTGGAGAactg ACTCCGGTGCCAGACGGGGAGAATAACGTAGAGGCCGTTCATCTGTCTCGCTGCGGCAACGAGTTCTTCCCCGAGAGTGGCTGGGAGAATGAGGATCAGCACGACAAACAG GTCTCTCGCTGGTATTCCGAACACCTTCCGACACACTGCTACAGATGCGAGAGCAAGTTCTGGCTAGCTGCTAGAAAACAGCAGTGCAG TGCCAGAGAACCTGTTGAGGAAGCCTG GAATTGCGGGAACGTGTTTTGCGCCAGCTGCTGTGACCACAAGGCGACGAATCAGCCGTTATATGAACCTAACCGCGTGTGCCAGGCCTGTTACGGGCACCTCCGCCCATCAGCTGTGCCCCCTGTGCTGCCTCCTGCTGACCTGGAGCTGGAGAAACCCATTACAGCCAGTTCCAACTGA
- the LOC132840605 gene encoding myotubularin-related protein 3 isoform X1, whose protein sequence is MGEEEQPSPEAGSPDVEKEHLQASKLLQADVPFPVLHGERVDYAEKTEEVVIALSSYRLHIKFKDNTVNVPLQLIESVECRDLTQLHLTCKDCKVIRCEFSSSEQTQDWLRRLTAALRPPARLDEIFAFAFHTCSASVPAERDLHYEICHTGEHVKNRFGYEVCRMGFDTHSAWRISDINNNYRLCASYPEMILVPSWVTDTELENVAAFRSWKRIPAVVYRHQSTGAVIGRCGQPEVSWWGWRNADDENLVQSIAKACGMDAAAVKHLSNGSCVHNSSDPDITNGNEEVESDTPPPQKLLILDARSYAAAVANRAKGGGCECPEYYPNCEVMFMGMANIHSIRRSFQCLRALCAQVPDPTNWLSALEGTKWLQHLSLLLKASLLVVNAVDRDSRPVLVHCSDGWDRTPQIVALSKLLLDPYYRTMEGFQVLVETEWLDFGHKFADRCGHGENSEDVNERCPVFLQWLDCVHQLQRQFPCSFQFNEAFLVKLVQHTYSCLFGTFLCNSRKEREERGVLENTCSVWSLLQPANRAFHNILYSPHSETVLHPVCHVRNLMLWSAVYLPNSAPSLLCDESCASYSTASASPEDTPPGRLPKTRSYDHLLTACEGTNLSASNRRCSDPNLNETWQEHLRSEARTAETQPKENIEEAECCNTHHPEMTGLDTKLPNDGLVNRVEHSDSKIENGIILVSQGGEASPVVSTACLNELSNEVPEQNGEDSACDEVLRLSASSTPHPGHGTNSQGCLSPEEPLCLANNLKYHPSSPHEESTEPCNMPCSLHSPSQSLSPKLITDSYVCNSEDLRINGSVSQRSLSRQTSVASAGSLQLGCPGRTPAQSAHLGEDGLSMHRDAVQVRLRQMEAGHQLQVETLKRQVQALWNKLHVSGELTPVPDGENNVEAVHLSRCGNEFFPESGWENEDQHDKQVSRWYSEHLPTHCYRCESKFWLAARKQQCSAREPVEEAWNCGNVFCASCCDHKATNQPLYEPNRVCQACYGHLRPSAVPPVLPPADLELEKPITASSN, encoded by the exons ATG ggtgaAGAGGAGCAGCCCAGTCCGGAGGCTGGGAGCCCAGATGTGGAAAAGGAACATCTGCAGGCTAGTAAACTCCTGCAAGCTGAT GTCCCGTTCCCGGTGCTGCACGGCGAGCGCGTGGACTACGCAGAGAAGACTGAGGAGGTTGTCATCGCTTTGTCGAGCTACCGCCTTCACATCAAGTTCAAAGACAACACTGTAAAC GTCCCTCTGCAGCTGATAGAGAGCGTGGAATGTCGAGATTTGACTCAGCTTCATCTCACCTGTAAAGACTGCAAGGTTATCAG GTGTGAGTTCAGCTCGTCGGAGCAGACACAAGACTGGCTGCGGCGGCTCACTGCAGCTCTACGTCCTCCCGCTCGCCTCGATGAGATCTTCGCCTTCGCATTCCACACCTGCAGTGCCAGCGTACCTGCCGAACGAGACCTGCATTATGAGATTTGCCACACTG GAGAACACGTGAAGAACCGATTCGGGTACGAAGTGTGCAGGATGGGCTTTGACACCCACAGTGCCTGGAGAATCTCTGACATTAACAACAATTACAG ACTCTGTGCCAGTTACCCTGAGATGATTTTGGTGCCGAGCTGGGTGACAGACACGGAGTTAGAGAACGTGGCGGCATTCCGATCCTGGAAGAGAATTCCAGCTGTtgtttacag ACACCAGAGCACGGGCGCTGTGATTGGTCGGTGTGGGCAGCCTGAGGTGAGCTGGTGGGGCTGGAGGAACGCAGATGATGAGAACTTGGTGCAGTCTATCGCTAAGGCCTGTGGTATGGACGCCGCAGCTGTTAAACATCTGAGCAACGGTTCCTGTGTCCACAACAGCTCAG ATCCTGACATAACCAATGGCAATGAGGAAGTGGAGTCAGATACCCCGCCTCCTCAAAAGCTACTGATACTGGATGCCAGGTCATACGCTGCCGCTGTGGCCAATCGAGCCAAAGGAGGTGGCTGCGAATGCCCAG AGTACTATCCAAACTGTGAGGTGATGTTCATGGGCATGGCTAACATCCACTCCATCAGGAGGAGCTTCCAGTGCCTACGGGCTCTCTGTGCACAAGTGCCCGACCCTACCAA TTGGCTGTCTGCTCTAGAAGGCACTAAATGGCTGCAGCATCTGTCTTTGCTGCTAAAGGCGTCTCTGTTGGTAGTGAACGCGGTGGATCGGGACAGCAGACCCGTCCTGGTGCACTGTTCTGATGGCTGGGATCGCACGCCGCAGATAGTGGCTCTGTCTAAACTGCTGCTTGACCCCTACTACAGAACCATGGAG GGTTTTCAGGTTTTGGTGGAAACCGAGTGGCTGGATTTCGGTCATAAGTTCGCTGATCGATGTGGACACGGGGAAAACTCAGAGGACGTGAACGAGCGCTGTCCCGTCTTCCTGCAGTGGCTGGACTGTGTGCACCAGCTGCAGAGGCAGTTTCCCTGCTCCTTTCAGTTCAACGAGGCCTTTCTG GTGAAGCTGGTGCAGCACACCTACTCATGTCTATTCGGGACATTCCTGTGCAACAGCCGGAAAGAGCGAGAGGAGCGAGGCGTACTAGAGAACACCTGCTCAGTCTGGTCTCTGCTTCAGCCAGCTAACCGAGCCTTCCACAACATCCTGTACTCGCCACACTCCGAGACG GTGCTACACCCGGTGTGCCATGTGAGGAACCTAATGTTGTGGAGTGCGGTCTACCTGCCCAACTCCGCTCCCTCCTTGCTTTGTGACGAGTCGTGTGCTTCTTATTCCACTGCTTCAGCCTCACCTGAGGACACGCCTCCTGGCAG ACTGCCAAAGACTCGCTCCTATGACCACCTGCTGACAGCTTGTGAAGGAACGAATCTATCCGCTTCGAACCGTCGCTGCAGCGATCCCAACCTCAACGAGACGTGGCAGGAGCACCTTCGATCAGAGGCGCGAACAGCAGAAACGCAACCCAAGGAGAACATTGAGGAAGCAGAATGTTGTAATACACATCATCCTGAAATGACTGGATTAGACACAAAGCTTCCAAATGATGGATTAGTCAACAGGGTGGAGCATTCGGACTCTAAAATAGAAAACGGGATTATTTTGGTAAGCCAGGGTGGAGAAGCCTCACCAGTTGTTAGTACAGCCTGTCTAAATGAGCTGTCCAACGAGGTGCCTGAACAGAACGGTGAGGATTCAGCATGTGACGAAGTGCTAAGACTTTCTGCCTCTTCGACGCCTCACCCTGGTCACGGCACTAACAGCCAGGGATGTTTATCTCCTGAAGAGCCTCTCTGTTTAGCTAATAACCTAAAATATCACCCCTCTTCTCCACATGAAGAATCTACAGAACCATGTAACATGCCCTGCTCACTCCACTCACCTTCACAGTCTCTTTCCCCAAAGCTGATTACTGACAGTTATGTGTGCAACAGTGAAGATCTTCGCATTAACGGCTCCGTTTCACAGAGATCCCTGAGCCGCCAGACGTCCGTAGCAAGTGCCGGGTCTCTACAGCTGGGCTGTCCCGGGCGAACGCCAGCTCAGAGCGCTCACCTGGGCGAGGACGGACTCAGCATGCACAGGGACGCCGTACAGGTGCGGCTCAGGCAGATGGAGGCGGGACATCAGCTGCAGGTGGAGACGCTGAAAAGGCAGGTGCAGGCGCTCTGGAACAAGCTGCACGTCAGTGGAGAactg ACTCCGGTGCCAGACGGGGAGAATAACGTAGAGGCCGTTCATCTGTCTCGCTGCGGCAACGAGTTCTTCCCCGAGAGTGGCTGGGAGAATGAGGATCAGCACGACAAACAG GTCTCTCGCTGGTATTCCGAACACCTTCCGACACACTGCTACAGATGCGAGAGCAAGTTCTGGCTAGCTGCTAGAAAACAGCAGTGCAG TGCCAGAGAACCTGTTGAGGAAGCCTG GAATTGCGGGAACGTGTTTTGCGCCAGCTGCTGTGACCACAAGGCGACGAATCAGCCGTTATATGAACCTAACCGCGTGTGCCAGGCCTGTTACGGGCACCTCCGCCCATCAGCTGTGCCCCCTGTGCTGCCTCCTGCTGACCTGGAGCTGGAGAAACCCATTACAGCCAGTTCCAACTGA